From the genome of Solidesulfovibrio carbinolicus, one region includes:
- a CDS encoding ISL3 family transposase, translating into MKDTDLYSRILGLSAPWFVADVELDTAGGRVDVHVDHAAGVRWRCPTCGRELACRDHAEPRVWRHLDTCQFKTFLHARVPRVECPEHGVLQVKVPWAEAKGRFTMLMERLIIDVLRECATVSGTCQLMRISWDEAWNVMDRAVRRGQARKKSTPARYLGIDEKAFRKGHDYMTVVCDLLGGTVEFVAQDRKTESLGDYYRQFTAQQLERIRAVAMDMWEPYFKATIKHVPDAAHKIVHDRFHIMQHVGQAVDKVRRQEHRELLRQEDERLKDTKYIWLYREENLPDKHRPTLEALEATNLKVAKAWAMKESLAGLWNYLSVGWAKRFLKRWLTWVRKSDLPPMCKVGEMLSWPLDNILTFCRHRITNGAAEGLNSKIMAIKRRACGYRNREHFKTAIYFFCGGLDLYPRQA; encoded by the coding sequence ATGAAGGACACGGACCTGTATTCTCGGATTCTGGGGCTGAGCGCCCCGTGGTTTGTTGCTGACGTCGAGTTGGACACGGCGGGAGGCCGGGTGGATGTCCATGTTGATCATGCTGCCGGTGTCCGCTGGCGCTGTCCGACCTGTGGTCGCGAGCTGGCTTGTCGGGATCATGCCGAGCCCCGGGTGTGGCGTCACCTCGACACCTGCCAGTTCAAGACCTTCCTTCATGCCCGGGTTCCGCGCGTGGAGTGCCCTGAGCACGGAGTGCTTCAGGTCAAGGTGCCTTGGGCCGAGGCCAAGGGACGCTTCACCATGCTCATGGAGCGCTTGATCATTGACGTGTTACGCGAGTGCGCCACCGTGTCCGGTACCTGCCAGCTCATGCGGATCAGCTGGGATGAGGCCTGGAACGTCATGGATCGAGCCGTCCGGCGAGGGCAAGCCAGGAAGAAATCAACCCCCGCTCGGTATCTTGGCATCGATGAAAAGGCCTTCCGCAAAGGTCATGACTACATGACCGTGGTCTGCGATCTGCTCGGCGGAACGGTGGAATTTGTGGCCCAGGATCGCAAGACTGAGAGCCTCGGGGACTATTATCGGCAGTTCACGGCGCAGCAACTCGAGCGCATCCGAGCCGTGGCCATGGACATGTGGGAACCATACTTCAAGGCCACGATCAAACACGTACCCGATGCGGCGCACAAGATCGTCCACGACCGCTTCCACATCATGCAGCACGTGGGCCAGGCGGTGGACAAAGTCCGCCGGCAGGAACATCGCGAACTGCTCCGCCAGGAAGACGAACGCCTCAAGGACACCAAGTACATCTGGCTTTATCGGGAAGAGAATCTGCCGGACAAGCACCGACCGACCTTGGAAGCCCTGGAGGCCACGAACCTGAAGGTGGCCAAGGCCTGGGCGATGAAAGAAAGCCTGGCCGGGTTGTGGAACTACCTCAGCGTCGGCTGGGCAAAACGGTTCTTGAAACGCTGGCTGACCTGGGTGAGGAAGTCAGACTTACCCCCAATGTGCAAAGTCGGGGAGATGCTCTCTTGGCCTCTGGACAACATCCTGACCTTTTGCCGGCATCGGATCACCAACGGCGCGGCCGAGGGACTCAACAGCAAGATCATGGCCATCAAGCGCAGGGCGTGCGGTTACCGCAACCGGGAGCACTTCAAGACCGCTATCTACTTTTTCTGCGGCGGCTTGGACCTCTATCCCAGACAGGCCTGA
- a CDS encoding PDDEXK-like family protein produces the protein MTKTEQIEKWRIFFEQWRSVSSTSATHEHEQKSKLGQFFSTYPGLRLLEKPKLEYPFPLSQEQCSVFFAQFRKYFDDHRKAGNNVDFWRLAGIGTVEMRNSAILAWMLNCDGDHGQGNLFLDSLLEMVWNGEMPDQAKSHFPKPSITNGIFHKTHTESLSGIDASRVDIEIDGPSLLLFIEVKIYASETNDQIKRYVDIAKVKACGRPWGVLFLTNNGKRPSEICVCGEVVSISWRDLARQFRRAIGASGQMERNSFCFQVIAQFFSHIRNF, from the coding sequence ATGACTAAAACCGAACAGATTGAAAAATGGCGAATATTTTTCGAACAATGGCGATCAGTATCATCTACATCAGCCACGCATGAACACGAACAAAAAAGCAAGTTGGGACAGTTCTTCTCGACGTATCCCGGTCTCCGTCTACTAGAAAAGCCAAAATTGGAGTACCCATTCCCTTTGTCTCAAGAGCAGTGCAGCGTTTTTTTTGCGCAATTCCGAAAATATTTCGATGATCACCGCAAAGCCGGAAACAATGTCGATTTTTGGAGGCTTGCCGGGATAGGCACAGTCGAAATGCGAAATAGCGCTATTTTGGCTTGGATGCTCAATTGTGACGGTGACCATGGTCAGGGGAACCTTTTCCTGGACTCTCTACTTGAGATGGTCTGGAACGGCGAAATGCCGGACCAAGCCAAGTCACATTTTCCTAAACCAAGTATAACCAATGGTATCTTCCATAAAACGCATACGGAAAGTCTTTCTGGGATTGATGCAAGTCGTGTTGACATTGAAATCGACGGGCCTAGCCTCCTGCTATTCATAGAGGTCAAAATCTATGCCTCTGAAACCAACGACCAGATCAAACGCTATGTTGATATTGCCAAAGTTAAAGCCTGCGGACGGCCGTGGGGAGTGTTGTTTTTGACCAATAACGGCAAACGGCCAAGTGAAATATGTGTCTGCGGCGAAGTCGTTTCAATTAGCTGGCGAGATTTAGCGAGACAATTCAGACGCGCCATAGGAGCAAGCGGCCAAATGGAAAGAAATTCATTTTGTTTTCAAGTGATTGCTCAATTCTTCTCACACATAAGAAATTTCTAA
- a CDS encoding AIPR family protein yields the protein MYNRIKEDIIQDYYLQNFPNDGQRFVAWYLRNVHLRDPIQAKDDITDGPDDKQIDAIFVDDDKSTVFVIQGKFLASESVDAEPLREVLAAWIQMRDLVRLQEVGNQKLKRKLSEIARALEDEYEVTFELLTTGILTESAKNDLATFQEQLADISGRDDFPASIRLINEDEIRRRYDMALDRENPTLSHVLDLSKCNVLPLNVAGTQVIIAVVPLSECIKFPGIKDGTLFQKNVRQSLGLNNSVNKGIRNTIYGDRHRDFFFFHNGITAICNRLETKDNNLHLHGVSIVNGCQSLNTILSCSERVKALNDTNVLFRFYEIPQRDRADKISISTNSQSAVKPRDLRSNDKRVLNMKRAFEQKYPNGYFLTKRGELAPADKDMSRVVDFAELGKYLITWHSQRPNVAYSEAKIFDKYFEQLFKREYRPENINALNRWMQAIMQTWGKENPLGLNETLLAMRAYAPYHHLYGVSMCFAIANNQPDRVPSPDKCLIQSESVKMIDDIVKIAGISLNMALEAAANEPQPANRVFSPQNWIKAKTCLAGINFAIRNYFNMLPLLPGGKEVKIKLDSSLALDAEVFEYRWAAD from the coding sequence ATGTACAACCGAATCAAGGAAGATATTATCCAGGATTATTACCTGCAAAATTTTCCGAATGATGGTCAGCGCTTTGTGGCTTGGTATCTTCGAAATGTACATTTACGCGATCCGATACAAGCTAAAGACGACATTACTGATGGCCCTGATGATAAACAAATTGATGCAATCTTCGTCGATGACGACAAGTCCACTGTTTTTGTAATTCAAGGCAAGTTTTTGGCTTCGGAATCCGTGGATGCCGAGCCACTACGTGAGGTGTTGGCGGCATGGATTCAGATGAGGGACCTGGTAAGGCTTCAAGAAGTCGGCAATCAAAAGCTCAAACGTAAGTTGTCTGAGATCGCACGCGCTTTAGAGGATGAATACGAAGTTACCTTTGAATTACTTACTACGGGCATTCTAACTGAAAGTGCAAAGAATGATTTGGCAACATTTCAAGAGCAGCTCGCCGATATTTCCGGAAGAGACGACTTTCCTGCTTCGATCCGACTTATTAACGAAGATGAGATCCGCCGCAGATATGACATGGCTCTCGATCGTGAAAACCCTACTCTATCTCATGTTCTTGACCTAAGTAAGTGCAATGTTCTTCCTTTGAATGTGGCCGGGACTCAAGTCATAATTGCGGTTGTTCCTCTCTCTGAATGCATTAAATTTCCTGGAATAAAAGATGGGACACTCTTTCAAAAAAATGTGCGCCAAAGCTTGGGGCTAAATAATTCTGTAAACAAGGGCATACGCAATACTATATATGGCGACAGGCATAGAGATTTCTTTTTCTTTCATAACGGTATCACAGCGATATGCAACCGACTAGAGACAAAAGACAACAATCTTCATCTTCACGGTGTAAGTATTGTAAATGGGTGCCAGTCACTTAATACGATTCTTAGTTGCAGCGAACGGGTTAAGGCATTGAATGACACAAATGTTTTGTTCAGATTTTACGAAATTCCACAGAGGGATAGGGCAGATAAGATAAGCATTAGCACTAACTCTCAGAGTGCGGTTAAGCCGCGTGATCTACGCAGTAACGACAAGCGTGTTTTAAATATGAAACGCGCCTTTGAGCAGAAGTATCCAAATGGCTACTTTTTGACAAAGAGAGGCGAACTAGCACCAGCTGACAAGGATATGTCAAGGGTTGTTGATTTTGCAGAACTGGGAAAATATCTAATAACTTGGCACTCCCAGCGGCCAAATGTAGCATACAGTGAAGCTAAAATATTTGATAAGTACTTCGAGCAACTCTTTAAACGGGAATATAGACCTGAAAATATAAATGCACTGAATCGCTGGATGCAGGCAATAATGCAGACATGGGGGAAAGAGAATCCACTTGGACTTAATGAAACGCTCTTGGCTATGCGAGCGTATGCGCCGTATCATCATCTTTATGGTGTATCAATGTGTTTTGCTATAGCAAATAACCAACCAGATCGCGTTCCAAGCCCTGACAAGTGCCTCATACAGTCTGAAAGTGTTAAAATGATTGACGACATCGTCAAAATCGCTGGCATCAGCCTCAATATGGCACTAGAGGCAGCCGCGAACGAGCCGCAACCTGCCAACAGAGTATTTAGTCCGCAGAACTGGATCAAAGCGAAAACATGCCTTGCTGGGATAAACTTTGCAATTCGCAACTATTTCAACATGCTTCCCCTTCTGCCTGGCGGAAAGGAAGTTAAAATAAAACTCGATAGTTCCCTTGCCCTAGACGCTGAAGTCTTCGAGTATAGATGGGCGGCGGATTGA
- a CDS encoding integrase core domain-containing protein — MSQAASASTGKNYGLALVCRVWALSRSTVYWRRRRAVEATASKRRGPQGGHSDAVLVERIKAEIRESPFHGEGYRKVWAGLRDKGIRTSPARTLRLMRENALSAYKRPGRPHGPKAHDGTIKTQRVDEMWGTDMTATLTVAEGNAAIFFAIDHCSLELVGIHAAKRGTRFEALEPIRQGVRHSFGAFGQDVARGLTLRHDHGSQFIADDFQQEIAFLGIKDSASYVREPQGNGIAERFVRILKENLLWIRSFQTVEELRLALLAFKETYNRKWRIGRHGYRSPAQVREKQKAEVARAA; from the coding sequence ATGAGCCAAGCCGCCTCGGCCTCCACAGGGAAGAACTACGGGCTGGCGCTGGTCTGCCGTGTCTGGGCGCTCTCTCGTTCCACGGTATATTGGCGACGTCGGCGCGCGGTCGAGGCTACTGCGTCCAAACGACGTGGCCCTCAAGGCGGGCACAGCGATGCGGTCCTGGTTGAGCGCATCAAGGCCGAGATTCGGGAAAGCCCTTTTCACGGCGAGGGGTATCGAAAGGTCTGGGCTGGCCTTCGGGACAAAGGAATCAGGACTTCCCCGGCGCGGACGTTGCGCCTCATGCGCGAAAACGCGCTCTCGGCCTACAAGCGACCTGGCCGGCCCCATGGTCCCAAGGCCCATGACGGGACGATAAAGACCCAGCGGGTGGACGAGATGTGGGGCACGGACATGACCGCAACGCTTACCGTCGCGGAAGGCAACGCCGCCATATTCTTCGCCATCGATCATTGCTCGCTGGAATTGGTCGGCATCCATGCCGCCAAGCGCGGCACGCGGTTCGAGGCCTTGGAGCCGATCCGGCAGGGTGTGCGTCACAGTTTTGGGGCTTTCGGCCAGGATGTGGCTCGGGGGCTGACCTTGCGGCACGACCACGGCAGCCAGTTTATCGCCGATGATTTCCAGCAGGAGATCGCCTTTCTCGGCATCAAGGACTCGGCGTCCTACGTGCGCGAGCCTCAGGGCAACGGCATCGCCGAACGCTTTGTCCGTATCCTCAAGGAAAATCTTCTCTGGATTCGCAGCTTCCAGACCGTCGAGGAACTCCGGCTGGCGCTTTTGGCCTTCAAGGAAACCTACAACCGCAAGTGGCGGATTGGTCGGCACGGCTACAGATCGCCGGCTCAGGTCAGGGAAAAGCAGAAAGCCGAGGTCGCTAGGGCGGCATAA
- a CDS encoding integrase core domain-containing protein: protein MVIEGLRKLYNEARPHSSLGKMTPGAYARMVGNTTTQGPTLKN from the coding sequence GTGGTCATCGAGGGCTTGCGTAAGCTCTACAACGAGGCGCGTCCGCACTCGAGCCTCGGCAAAATGACGCCGGGAGCGTATGCCCGAATGGTCGGCAACACTACAACCCAGGGACCCACCCTCAAGAATTGA
- a CDS encoding tyrosine-type recombinase/integrase, which translates to MLTDTAVRNAKPGSKAVKLFDGGGLYLEVAPAGGKWWRLKYRHGGKEKRISLGVYPDVSLKDARERRDEARKLIANGIDPSKPRQDGKAEAKAQATEDANTFEVVARDWHAKQVKVWSEGHAAKVLGRIEQHLFPAFGKIPISTLRAPAILPTLREIEAKGNHETAKRLRQYCEAVFYLRHLHGHCREKCRRGLARGACSLPSHEPASHH; encoded by the coding sequence ATGCTCACAGATACCGCTGTACGCAACGCAAAACCGGGTTCCAAGGCCGTTAAGCTGTTCGACGGCGGCGGCCTATATCTGGAAGTTGCCCCTGCTGGAGGCAAGTGGTGGCGTCTCAAGTATCGCCATGGGGGCAAGGAAAAAAGAATCTCCCTTGGCGTCTATCCCGACGTGTCCCTCAAGGATGCCCGGGAGCGCCGCGACGAAGCCCGTAAGCTCATTGCCAACGGCATTGACCCGAGCAAGCCGCGCCAGGACGGAAAAGCCGAGGCAAAAGCCCAGGCCACCGAAGACGCAAATACCTTTGAGGTGGTCGCCCGGGATTGGCACGCCAAACAGGTCAAGGTTTGGAGCGAAGGCCACGCCGCCAAAGTCCTGGGGCGCATCGAACAGCATCTTTTCCCCGCCTTCGGCAAAATCCCCATTTCCACGCTACGCGCCCCCGCCATCCTGCCCACGCTTCGGGAGATCGAGGCCAAGGGCAATCACGAGACAGCCAAGCGCCTGCGCCAATACTGCGAGGCGGTTTTTTACCTTCGCCATCTCCACGGGCATTGCCGAGAGAAATGTCGGCGCGGACTTGCGAGGGGCGCTTGCTCCCTGCCGAGCCACGAACCGGCCAGCCATCATTGA
- a CDS encoding HigA family addiction module antitoxin — protein MTDYHRDFTDRLSFIADGLKAEEMPSRGAELIIRDAQKSIWEMVEMVQALPTKARQLAELAEGKGPLLPETFSEVAMFKALAEAREMPHGLTARNFMGLTVTQLAAVLGVSRKTLSNIVNERAGVTPDMSLRLSRAFGTTPALWLNLQQAHDLWVAEHEPTGWEQVMPVPMPATPSDDTQASA, from the coding sequence TTGACGGACTACCACCGGGATTTCACGGACCGCCTGTCATTTATAGCCGATGGCCTCAAGGCCGAAGAAATGCCCAGCCGTGGCGCTGAATTGATCATCCGTGACGCCCAGAAATCCATATGGGAAATGGTTGAGATGGTTCAGGCGCTACCCACGAAGGCCCGGCAACTGGCTGAACTCGCCGAGGGCAAGGGGCCACTGCTGCCGGAAACGTTTTCCGAGGTAGCAATGTTCAAGGCGCTGGCCGAGGCCCGGGAAATGCCGCATGGGCTGACCGCCCGCAACTTCATGGGCCTCACCGTGACGCAGCTTGCGGCGGTTCTCGGCGTCTCGCGCAAGACGCTCTCCAATATCGTCAATGAGCGGGCCGGGGTGACGCCTGACATGTCGCTGCGTCTCTCCCGGGCCTTCGGCACGACGCCCGCCTTGTGGCTGAATCTGCAACAGGCCCATGATTTGTGGGTGGCCGAGCATGAACCAACGGGATGGGAACAGGTGATGCCGGTCCCCATGCCTGCCACGCCGAGCGACGACACCCAGGCGTCCGCATAG